ACATCACCGCGGGCCTGCTGTGCTTCATGGCCGGGCGGTTCGCCGGCGCCGCGCTGATGAAACACCTGCGCCCGGCGCGCGTGCTGGGTACGTTCGCCGCGATCAACGTCGCGCTCGCGGCGTTCGCCGCCTTCGTGCCGGGCCAGATGGGCATCTACGCGTTGGTGGCCTCCAGCTTCTTCATGTCGATCATGTACCCCACCATCTTCGCGTTGGGCATCGAGGGGCGTGGCGACACCGAGCGCAAGTTCGGCGCTTCGTTGCTGGTGATGTCCATCGTCGGCGGCGCGGTACTCACCGCGGTCATGGGCGCTACGTCCGACCGCCTGGGCATCGCGCATGCGATGGTCGTGCCGATGGTCTGCTTCGTGGCGATCTTCGCCTTCGCGCTGATTCGCCGGGAGGCACGCGCATGACCTGGCAATGCCTCGCCCTCGACCTGCGCGACGATCCGGCGCTGATCGCCGAATACGAACGCTGGCATCGGAAGGAATTCATCTGGCCGGAGATCGTCGCGTCGATCCGTGACGCGGGAATCCTCGACATGCAGATTTTCCGCACGGGGAACCGGCTGGTGATGTTGATGCGGGTGGGGGAGGACTTCGACGCCTCCGCGAAAGCGGCGGCGGATGCGGCCAGCGAGCGCGTGCAGGCCTGGGAGGCGTTGATGTCGACGTTCCAGCAGCCGTTGCCGTGGGCGAAGGATGGGCAGAAGTGGGTGCCGATGGAGCGGATTTTCGATCTGGCGGTATGCGGCTGAACGGGACGCTAGACACCGGGTTCCTGCCTTCGCAGGAAAGACACGAGGGGGATACCCTCTACGGTCAATCTTGTCGTCCGTCGTTCCTGCGAAGGCAGGAACCCAGAGTCTTCGCGCGGCGGGTGCGGCCCGTCATCCGCGCCAAAGAATGTCCGAAGATACCCGCGTCGCATCCAACGCACCGGTCAATGCCATGCTCACGCTCAACTCCCGCCGGATGATCTCGATGGCCTTCGTCACCCCGGCCTCGCCACCCGCCCCGAGCCCATAGAGAAACGCCTTCCCGATCAACCCGGCCCGCGCCCCCAGCGCGAGCGCCTTGAGCAGGTCCTGTCCGCTCGTGATCCCGCTGTCGAACAACACCTCGATATCGCCGCCCACGGCATCCACGATGGACGGCAGCACGTCGATGGTCGCGGGTACGCCGTCCAGCTGGCGGCCGCCGTGGTTGGACACCACGATCGCATCCACCCCATGCGCCACCGCCTGGCGCGCGTCCTCGGCGTCCATGATGCCCTTGACGATGAGTTTCCCCGGCCAGATCTCACGGATCCACTCCAGGTCGTTCCAGGTAAGCGTCGGATCGAACTGAGCGGCGATCCACTGCGCAAGCGTCGTGAGGCTGTCGGCGCCCTTGATGTGGCCGTCGAGGTTGCCGAACGAACGGCTGGGCGCGTTGAGCACGCTCCAGATCCAGCGTGGCTTGCTCGCGATGTCGAAGAGGTTGCGCAGGGTCACCTTGGGCGGCACGGTCAGGCCGTTCTTGATTTCGCGATGGCGCTGCCCTTGCACGGTGAGGTCCGCGGTGAGCATCAGCGCGGAGCAGCCCGCCGCATGGGCGCGTCGGATGAGATCGCGGGTGAAGCCGCGGTCGCGCATCACGTACACCTGAAACCAGAACGGCGTCTCCACCGCCGCGCGAACCTGCTCGATGGAACAGATGGACACCGTGCTGAGGCAGAACGGAATGCCTGCCTTCGCCGCCGCGCGCGCGCCGCGGATCTCGCCGCTGCCGCATTGCAGTCCCGCCATGCCGGTGGGTGCGATCGCGAGCGGCATGCTGACGGGCTGGCCCGCGATGGTGGTGGCGAGCGAGCGGTGGTCGACGTCGCTCATCACCCGCTGGCGGAAGCGGATGCGTTCGAACGCACGGCGGTTCTCGCGCAACGTGACCTCGTCGTAGGAACCGCGATCGGCGTACTCGAAGAACGCGCGCGGCACGCGGCGACGCGCGAGTTCGCGCAGGTCGGCGATGTTCGTGACGGGCGTGGGCATCTGGCGTCAGCCGCCGGCGGCCAGGGGCAGGGCGCGCCACACGATGCCGTCGGGAAACAGGTGATCGCGCACCGAGGCCTCGTGCATCTGAGCGGAGAAACCCGGTGCATTCGGTGCCAGGTAACGCCCGCGTTCGATGCGCACGGGATCGACGAAATGTTCGTGCAGGTGGTCCACGAACTCGATCGCGCGGTCTTCCTTCTTGCCGGTGATGGCGACGAAATCGGCCATGGCCAGGTGCTGCACCAGCTCGCACAGGCCCACGCCGCCGGCGTGGGGGAACACGCGTACGCCGAAATGCGCCGCGAGCAGCAGGATGGCGAGGTTTTCGTTCACGCCGCCGACGCGCGCGGCGTCGATCTGGATGAGGTCGACCGCCTCGGCCTGCAACAGCTGCTTGAAGATGACGCGGTTCTGCCCGTGTTCGCCCGTGGAGACCGGCGTGGGTGCGATGCCGCGGCGGATGGCCGCGTGGCCCAGCACGTCGTCGGGACTGGTGGGCTCTTCCACCCAGGCCAGTCCGACGTTTTCCAGCGGACGCAGCCATTCGATGGCGGTGCCGACGTCCCAGCGCTGGTTGGCGTCCACCGCGATGGCGATGTCGGGCCCGACCGTTTCGCGGGCGAGGCGGCAGCGGCGGATGTCGTCTTCCAGGCGCAGGCCCACCTTGAGCTTGATGGTGCGGAACCCGTCCTCTACCGCCTGGCGCGCGAGACGCTGCATTTTTTCGTCGGTGTAACCCAGCCAGCCGGGCGAGGTGGTGTACGCCGGATAGCCTTCCGTTTCCAGCTGCGCGATCCGCTCGCGCTTGTGCGGTTCGGCGTCGCGCAGGATCGCCAGCGCCTGCTCGGGCGTGAGCGCGTCGGTGAGATAGCGGAAGTCGACCTGGTCGACGATCTCCTCCGGCGTCATGTCGGCGATGAAACGCCAGAGCGGCTTGCCCGCGCGGCGCGCGGCCAGGTCCCAGGCGGCATTGATGACGGCGCCGATGGCCATGTGCATCACGCCCTTTTCCGGGCCCAGCCAGCGCAATTGCGAGTCGCCGTTGAGTTCGCGGGCGAAGGCGCCGAGGTTGCCCGCGACGTCGTCGACCGCGCGCCCCACCACGACGTGTTCCAGGGCGGCGAGGGCGGCGGTCTGCACGTCGTTGCCGCGGCCGATGGTGAATACCAGGCCGTAGCCGGCCAGGCCGTCGGGGCTGTCCGTGCGCAGCACCACGTAGGCCGCCGAATAGTCGGGGTCGGGATTCATCGCGTCGGACCCGTCATGGGCCAGCGAGGTCGGAAAGCGGACGTCGAACGTGTCCAGCGCCGTGATTTTCACCATGCGATCCGGCCTCCAGCGCCGGCAACTCGAATAAGGTCAGGATCGGTCCGACGGGTGGGCCACCACGTCCTGGCGTTGCCGGCCCAGTCCCTCGATGCCCAGTTCGATGACGTCGCCGGGCTTGAGGTAGGTGGGCGGCTTCAAGCCCAGGCCCACCCCGGCCGGCGTGCCGGTGCTGATGACGTCGCCGGGCATCAGCGTCATGTAGCGGCTGATGTAACTCACCAGCGCGGCGACGCCGAACACCATGGTGCGCGTGTTGCCGGCCTGGTAGCGATGGCCGTTCACTTCCAGCCACAGCGACAGGTTCTGCGGTTCGGCCACCTCGTCGCGGGTGACCAGCCACGGTCCGATCGGGCCGAAGGTGTCGCAGCTCTTGCCCTTGACCCACTGGCCGCCGTGCTCCAGCTGGAATGCGCGCTCGGAAAGGTCGTTGATGACGGCGTAGCCGGCCACGTGGTCGAGTGCGTCGTCGACGCTCACGTCGCGGGTGATCTCGCCGATGATCACGCCCAGTTCCACTTCCCAGTCGGTCTTCACCGAGCCGCGGGGGATCACCACGGTGTCGTTCGGGCCGCCGATGGCGGTGGTGGCCTTCATGAACAGCACGGGCTGTTCGGGCACGGGCGCGCCCGTTTCCGCCGCGTGGTCGGCGTAGTTCATGCCGACGCAGATCATCTTGCCGATGCCCGAAACGGGTGCGCCGTAGCGCGGCTTACCCTCGACCAGCGGCAGCGTGGAGGGATCGATGGCGGCGAGGCGGCGCAGGCCCGCGTTGCCGATGGCGTCGCCGGCGAGGTCGGTGACCACGCCGGAGAGGTCGCGCAGGCGTCCGTCGCCGTCGATGAGGCCCGGCTTTTCCTGGCCGGGCGCGCCGTAGCGGGCGAGTTTCATGGGGTCTCCCTTAGTTCGACCAGCCGCCGTCGATGACGTGCACGGTGCCGGTGGTGAAGGACGATTCGTCGGAAGCGAGGTAGACGGCGAGGGCGGCGATCTCGTTCGCGTCCCCCAGGCGGCCCATCGGCTGGCGTTCGATGAAGCCGCGCCATGCGGCGTCCTCGTCGCCGCCCAGGGCGCGCACGCGGTCGCCCAGCGACGGCGTTTTCACCGTGCCGGGGCAGATGGCGTTGCAGCGCACGCCGCGCGATACGTAATCGGCGGCGACCGAACGGGTGAGGCCGATTACGGCGGCCTTGGTGGTGCCGTAGGCGAAGCGGTTGGGCACGCCCTTGATGCTGGAGGCCACCGAGGACATGTTCACGATGCTGCCCTTGCCGCGCTCGAGCATGCCGGGCAGCACGGCGCGGCAGGTGTGGAACATGCTGTCGACGTTGATCGCGAAGGAACGGCGCCAGTTCGCTTCGTCGGTATCGAGGATGGTGCCGGCGTGCACGAAGCCCGCGCAGTTGAACAATACGTCGATGGCGCCCGCGCCGTTCACCGCGGCCCGGATCTGCGCCGGATCGGTCACGTCCAGGCGTTGCGTGGCGATCGACGGGCACTCGGCCTTCAAACTGGCGAGCGCCGCCTCGTCGATGTCGGTGGCGATCACCGTCGCGCCTTCCGCGGCGAACGCCAGGGCGGTGGCGCGGCCGATGCCGGCCCCCGCGGCGGTGACCAGGGCATGCTTGCCTGCGAGGCGGCCGCTCATGCCTGGCTCCCGTCGCGGCGACCGGATGGGTGGGAGCCGACCCTGTCGGCGATGCCTGCGAAGCGCGGTCCCTGGGTCATGATGAGGTCCTCGATGCGATGGAATAGGTGGCGAGCGCGTTGCCGCCGAAGACGGCGTCGGCCGCGCCGGGCGCGTGGCGTTGCACGAGCCCGTGAGCGCAGGTCTTCCACGCGTCGTAGCTGGCGTGCGTGGTGAGCACCGGCCAGTCGCTGCCCCACATCAGGCGCGACGGACCGAAGGTGTCGAACAGGTGGGCGACGTAGGGCTCCAGCGCGTGTTCGTCGGCGGTGGGGCCGGTCAGCGTGAGCAGTCCGGATAGCTTGCAGTACACCTCGGGCATCCGCGCGAGGCGCGCGATGGCGCGGCTCCACCCGGCGAATCCGTCCGCGGCGATGTCCGGCTTGGCCGCGTGATCGATCACCGTGCGCACGTCCGGATGCCTGGCCAGGCGTTCGTGCAACGCGGGCAGGTGACGGGCGTCGACGAGGGCGTCGAAAACGAGGCCTCGGTCGCGCAGGGCGTCGAAGGCGCCGTCGAGCGAGGCCGAGGCCAGCCATCCGGTGTCGGGAATGTCCTGCACCATGGGGCGGACGCCGCAAAGGAGCCCGCGTCCGTCGGCGATCAGTGCATCCAGGCGCGCGGCCACGTCGGCGGCCTCCATGTCCACCCAGCCGACCACGCCGAGTACGTCGGGCACGGTGGCCGCCAGCTCGAACAGGTAACGCGTTTCGCGCTCGTCGGGCGCCGCCTGCACGAGGATGCATGCATCGGTGAGGTGGGCGGCATCCTCGGGGAGGAAGCGGCGTCGCAACGCCGCCGGCGCCTCGGCCAGCCAGCCGTAATGCAGGCGCGATGGATTCCAGTAATGCCGGTGGGCATCGACGATCATGGCGTGGGCACCCCGGCTTCGATCAAGCCTGCCGCGTGAAGCGCATCCCACGTGGCGGCGGGTACGGCATCGCGCCGCCGGGACAGCGCGGCATCGACTTCCTGCACGGAACGCAGCCCGCAGACCACGCTGGCTACTGCCGGATGAGCCAGCGGAAACTGCAGCGCGGCGGCGCCGACGCTGGCGCCCGTCTCGCGACAGATGTCGTAGAAGCGTTGGGCGCGCGCGCGAACGTCCGGCGTGGCCGGCGCATAGTCGTACGTGTCGCCGGGACCGTCGTTGCCGCCGAGCAGGCCCGAGTTATACGGCCCGGCAACGAGGATCGAGGTGCCCGCGGCTTCGGCGCGCGCCATCACGTCGCGACTGGCGTGCTGTTCGAACAGCGTGTAACGCCCGGCGAGCATGATCGTGTCGAGGGGAAAGCGTGCCATCACCTCCAGGCAGACCGCCTGTTCGTTCACGCCGATGCCGATGGCGCCGACCAGGCCTTCCTCGCGCATCCGCGCCATGGCGGGCAGCGATTCGTCGAGCGCCTGGGCGAGGATGCGCGGATGGTCGGCGCCATGCGTGAGGGCACCGATATCGTGCAGGAAGAGGATGTCGACGTAATCCGTGCGCAGGCGGTGCAGGCTGGCCTCGAGACTACGCCGCAGGCCGTCGCGGCTGTAATCGAAGCGCGCGCGACGCCCCTGGACGGCGAACCCGTCGGCTCGGCCGTCGCGGCCTTCGGCATCCTCGATGACGCGGCCCAGCTTGGTGGACACCGTATAGGTGTCGCGCGGTATCTCGGCCAGCGCCGCACCGAGACGGGTCTCACTGAGACCGAAGCCGTAGTAGGGCGCGGTGTCGAAGTGGCGGATGCCTTGGCTCCATGCATGGCGGATGGCGTCGAGCGCCTGGGCCTCGGGCACTTCCGCATAGAGATTGCCCACGGGAGCGCCACCGAAGGCGAGGGGCGAGAGCGGCTTTCCCTGGGGCATTGCAGGATTCCGAAGCAGTATGAGCGTTGATGAATACTACGTTTATATGTGAACTTGTCTAGTACCGTATCCGAAGGCGGTCGCTTCGATCATGCGCCTGGCCGTAGGGGCTCGACCTGCACCCGGTACGACGGTTTGCGAAAACGCCCGCACGCTTTCATAGAAAGTCCGTTGCGTCGCAGCTTGCTCCACGCAGAACGTATGTGAATACTGAGTTCGCCAGTGAACGGATTCGCAGGAAACGTGCATCCTGAAAATGACAACGTTGTCGGCGAGGGGTCGGCGGGTTGGCGTTCCCTGGACGGTGTTTCCCGCAGGCACTGAAGGCGCCGAGGCCAACGGCGCGATGTCCATCCAAGACCAAGAAAGAAACGCGCGCCCGCAAGGGCGGGCCCCACCACGCCATCGTTTCGGGGGAGACACCATGACCAACGGCAAGACCTTGCTGTGCGCGAGCATCCTTTGCGCGCTCGCCACCGCAACCCACGCGCAGGACGCGGGTTCCACGCAGCCCGCGCAGGAGGCCAAGCCCCGGACCGCGCAACAGCGCGCCGAGGAAAAGCAGGCGCAGCAACTGCAGGAGGTGACCGTCACCGGTTACCGCGGAAGCCTGGAAAAGGCCATCGACGTCAAACGCAACGCCAATGCGGTGGTGGATGCGATCAGCGCCACCGACATCGGCAAGTTCCCCGATACCAACGCCGCCGAGTCGCTTTCGCATCTGCCGGGCATCACCGTGGATCGCCAGTTCGGCGAAGGCGAGAAGATCAGCGTCAACGGTACCGATGCCGCGCTCAACCGCGTGCTGCTGAACGGCCAGACCATCGCTTCGGGCGACTGGGGCGGCAATCCCACCGATACCAGCGGCCGTACCTTCAACTATTCGCTGCTCTCGCCCGAGATCATCGGCCTGATGGAGGTGTACAAGTCACCCGAGGCGCGCATCGACGAGGGGAGCATCGGCGGCACCGTGATCATCCACACGCGCAAGCCGCTCGACCTGCCGGCCAATACGCTGCGAGGCTCGCTGGGCTACAACTACAACGACCGATCGGAAGAGGGCAATCCACGCGGCTCGGCGTTGTGGAGCTGGAAGAACGCCGACAGCACGTTCGGCTTCCTCACCAGCGTCACCCACGACAAGGAAAACCTCTCGCGCGCGGGCATCGAGTTCTTCGGCTACACCACCGGCTCGGGCATCACGAGCAACCCGACCGTCACCGGCGACCCGAACTACGCCAACGCCAAGATCCCGGTAGGCATCAACAGTGCCTATTTCCAGCAGGAACGCGAGCGCAACGGCATCCAGTCGGCCTTGCAGTGGCGCCCCGACGACCGCAACGAGTTCAACCTGACCGGCCTGTACGTCAAGGGCAAGTACAACAACTTCAGCGAGTCGCGCTACGTCTGCCCGGGTTGCGGCGATCTCAACAAGCTGACCGACATCAACGTCGACAACGGCTACATCACCTCGGGCACGGTGTCGTCCGCCACGGGCAACGGTCAGCCCTACGCCGAACTGGACGCCAACTATCGCAAGACCACGGTTTCCACCAAGAGCATCAACCTGCGCCACGACTTCAACGGCGACGCCTGGGTATTCACCAGCCAGGTGGGCTACACGGCCGCGCGCGGCGGCAAGAGCCCCGAGTACCTGATGAAGTACCTGCTGCAGAACGGCGGCTACAACTTCGGTTACGACGGCCGCAATACCAGCGTGGACTACCAGAACGGCTCGGCCGCGAACTGGGGCCTGCCCGGGTCGCCGCCGGGATCGCCCCCGGGCGACACCAGCTTGCCGGGGCAGAACCAGGCCGGCGGCATCTATTACGAAACCACGAAGGATCGCGAGCGCTACGCGCAGTTCGATGCCTCGCGCGACCTGGAATGGGGGCCGATCAACAAGATCCAGATGGGCCTGAAGTACACCAACCACTTCAACGGCACCGACTCGCGCGGCAACCGCATCAACACCACCGATCCGGTATCGCTGGACGACTTCGAACCGGGCATGACCCCGGGCGGCCTGTTCGATGGCCTGCATGCCAGCGGCGACCTCACCGACTGGCCCACGGCCAACCAGGGCGCGGTGGTGGATTACCTGAAGTCGCAGCCGCAGGGACCGTACACGCTGAACTATCCGGCGATGTTCGGCGTGGCCGAGGTGACCAAGGACGCCTACCTCCAGGTGGATTACCAGTCGGGCCAGTGGCGCGGCAACGTGGGCGTGCGTTATGTCGATACCAAGGATACGTCGTCGTATTACCTGAACAGCGACGTCGACCCGACGTATAACAAGGTCACCACCACCACGCACTATTACAAGCCGTTGCCGTCGTTCAACCTGGCTTACGACATCGACGAGGACAAGGTCGCGCGCCTGTCCGTGTCCAAGGTGCTCGCCCGCCCGCGCTACGGCGACCTGGCCGGTGCCACCACGCTCAACGGCGCGAGTACGGGCAATTTCACCGCCAGTGCGGGCAACCCCAACCTGAAGCCTTACCAGTCGACCAACTTCGACCTCTCGGCGGAGTGGTATTTCGCGCCGGCCAGCCTGCTGTCGGCCGAGGTCTTCGTGCGCAAGATCGACAGCTACATCGTCACCACCACGGCGGATCGTTCGATCACCGATCCGACCACCGGGCAGACCAACGTCTATTCGGTGACCTCGCCGATCAACGCCTCCAACGCCAAGGTATCGGGCCTGTCGCTGATCTACCAGCAGGATCTCGGCTACGGTTTCGGGATCCAGACCAATTACACCTACAGCAAGGCCACCACGCAGACGCAGGACGACGGGGGCAAGCTCAATCTTCCTTACCTCTCGAAGAATACGATCAACATCATTCCCTATTACGAGCACGGTCCCTGGTCGGCGCGCATCAATTACAGCCGCCGGTCGCCGTATTTCACCCAGGTGGGGCGCCTTAACTCGAACGTGTTCGCCGACGCTTACAAGGAACTCGACGTCAGCGCTTCGTACCAGTTCAACGAATGGATGGGCGTCACCTTCAGCGCGACCAACCTGCTCGATTCGACGTACTACCAGTATGCCGACATCAAGTACGCTCCGATCGGGGAGTACAAGAGCGGGCGGACGTACTCGATGACCCTCAACTTCAAGCTTTAGCGTGAGACCGGCGGGGGCCTCATCCCTGGGCTCCCCGCCGGTTATTTTTTGTCATGAAGATGGCTACGAAGGGGTAGGAGCGGACCCTGTCCGCGAACCCTCGACGTGGCCGGTTCGAATGAGGCCATGACTCGATAGTGCGAGCGATAGAAGCTCGCACGATCGACGCAATGCCTCGTTCGCCTCAGGAGAGGCTGAGGGTTCGCGGACAGGGTCCGCTCCCACCAACCTCGTCGGACGTGACGGTACGGAAGGAGATGCTCATGATGCGATTGGCCTGTTTCACGGCGGCGGCCCTGTTCGGCTTCGCCGTCCACGCCGAGACCTCGCCGCAAGCCCAGGACATGGCCTGGCAAAAGGCGGCGGCGAAATTCGCCCCGGAGCGCAAGGCGATCCTCGACAAGGTGGCCAAGGGCGTGGCGGCCGGTCCGTTCCGGCCGGACTGGGCGTCGTTGCAAGGCTACCGATCTCCCGGCTGGTACGACGACGCCAAGTTCGGCATCTTCGTCCATTGGGGCGTCTATTCGGTACCGGCGTTCGGCAGCGAATGGTACTCGCGCAACATGTACCAGCAGGGTACCAAGGAGTTCGCCCACCACGTGGCCACCTACGGGCCGCAATCGCGCTTCGGCTACAAGGATTTCGTGCCCATGTTCAAGGCGGAGCGCTTCGACCCGGACGCCTGGGCGACGCTGTTTCGCGAGGCCGGCGCGAAATACGTGGTGCCGGTGGCGGAACACCACGACGGCTTCGCGATGTACGACTCGAAGTTGTCGGATTGGACCGCGGTGAAGAAGGGGCCCAAGCGTGACGTGATCGGCCTGCTCGCCAAGGCGATCCGCGGGCAGGGCATGCACTTCGGCGTGTCGTCGCATCGCGCCGAGCACGACTGGTTCTTCGACGGCGGTCGCCGTTTCGATTCGGACGTGAACGATCCGGCCAACGCGGAATTGTACGGCCCGGCGGTGGCGCACCTGAGCAAGCACGACGAGATCCTTTCCGACGACTGGACCTACGTCTCGCAGGGTTGGCTCGACGACTGGCTGGCGCGCACCGCCGAGCTCGTCGACGACTACCATCCCGACCTCATCTACTTCGACTGGTGGATCGGCCACCCCACCTTCCGCAACACGCTGCCGGACTTCCTTTCGTATTACTACAACGACGGCGCGAAGCGCGACGGCGTGGTGGTGAACTACAAGCTGGGCGACCTGCCCGACGGTGCCGGCACGCTCGACATCGAACGCGGCCAGCTCACCGGCATCCACCCCACGCACTGGCAGACCGATACCTCGATCAGCAACGAGTCGTGGGGCTACATCGAACACGACACCTACAAGTCGCCCACCTTCATCATCCA
This window of the Luteibacter aegosomatis genome carries:
- a CDS encoding L-rhamnose mutarotase translates to MTWQCLALDLRDDPALIAEYERWHRKEFIWPEIVASIRDAGILDMQIFRTGNRLVMLMRVGEDFDASAKAAADAASERVQAWEALMSTFQQPLPWAKDGQKWVPMERIFDLAVCG
- a CDS encoding alpha-hydroxy acid oxidase; translated protein: MPTPVTNIADLRELARRRVPRAFFEYADRGSYDEVTLRENRRAFERIRFRQRVMSDVDHRSLATTIAGQPVSMPLAIAPTGMAGLQCGSGEIRGARAAAKAGIPFCLSTVSICSIEQVRAAVETPFWFQVYVMRDRGFTRDLIRRAHAAGCSALMLTADLTVQGQRHREIKNGLTVPPKVTLRNLFDIASKPRWIWSVLNAPSRSFGNLDGHIKGADSLTTLAQWIAAQFDPTLTWNDLEWIREIWPGKLIVKGIMDAEDARQAVAHGVDAIVVSNHGGRQLDGVPATIDVLPSIVDAVGGDIEVLFDSGITSGQDLLKALALGARAGLIGKAFLYGLGAGGEAGVTKAIEIIRRELSVSMALTGALDATRVSSDILWRG
- a CDS encoding L-fuconate dehydratase, translating into MVKITALDTFDVRFPTSLAHDGSDAMNPDPDYSAAYVVLRTDSPDGLAGYGLVFTIGRGNDVQTAALAALEHVVVGRAVDDVAGNLGAFARELNGDSQLRWLGPEKGVMHMAIGAVINAAWDLAARRAGKPLWRFIADMTPEEIVDQVDFRYLTDALTPEQALAILRDAEPHKRERIAQLETEGYPAYTTSPGWLGYTDEKMQRLARQAVEDGFRTIKLKVGLRLEDDIRRCRLARETVGPDIAIAVDANQRWDVGTAIEWLRPLENVGLAWVEEPTSPDDVLGHAAIRRGIAPTPVSTGEHGQNRVIFKQLLQAEAVDLIQIDAARVGGVNENLAILLLAAHFGVRVFPHAGGVGLCELVQHLAMADFVAITGKKEDRAIEFVDHLHEHFVDPVRIERGRYLAPNAPGFSAQMHEASVRDHLFPDGIVWRALPLAAGG
- a CDS encoding fumarylacetoacetate hydrolase family protein; translated protein: MKLARYGAPGQEKPGLIDGDGRLRDLSGVVTDLAGDAIGNAGLRRLAAIDPSTLPLVEGKPRYGAPVSGIGKMICVGMNYADHAAETGAPVPEQPVLFMKATTAIGGPNDTVVIPRGSVKTDWEVELGVIIGEITRDVSVDDALDHVAGYAVINDLSERAFQLEHGGQWVKGKSCDTFGPIGPWLVTRDEVAEPQNLSLWLEVNGHRYQAGNTRTMVFGVAALVSYISRYMTLMPGDVISTGTPAGVGLGLKPPTYLKPGDVIELGIEGLGRQRQDVVAHPSDRS
- a CDS encoding SDR family oxidoreductase; the protein is MSGRLAGKHALVTAAGAGIGRATALAFAAEGATVIATDIDEAALASLKAECPSIATQRLDVTDPAQIRAAVNGAGAIDVLFNCAGFVHAGTILDTDEANWRRSFAINVDSMFHTCRAVLPGMLERGKGSIVNMSSVASSIKGVPNRFAYGTTKAAVIGLTRSVAADYVSRGVRCNAICPGTVKTPSLGDRVRALGGDEDAAWRGFIERQPMGRLGDANEIAALAVYLASDESSFTTGTVHVIDGGWSN
- a CDS encoding amidohydrolase family protein, which codes for MIVDAHRHYWNPSRLHYGWLAEAPAALRRRFLPEDAAHLTDACILVQAAPDERETRYLFELAATVPDVLGVVGWVDMEAADVAARLDALIADGRGLLCGVRPMVQDIPDTGWLASASLDGAFDALRDRGLVFDALVDARHLPALHERLARHPDVRTVIDHAAKPDIAADGFAGWSRAIARLARMPEVYCKLSGLLTLTGPTADEHALEPYVAHLFDTFGPSRLMWGSDWPVLTTHASYDAWKTCAHGLVQRHAPGAADAVFGGNALATYSIASRTSS
- a CDS encoding aldo/keto reductase; the encoded protein is MPQGKPLSPLAFGGAPVGNLYAEVPEAQALDAIRHAWSQGIRHFDTAPYYGFGLSETRLGAALAEIPRDTYTVSTKLGRVIEDAEGRDGRADGFAVQGRRARFDYSRDGLRRSLEASLHRLRTDYVDILFLHDIGALTHGADHPRILAQALDESLPAMARMREEGLVGAIGIGVNEQAVCLEVMARFPLDTIMLAGRYTLFEQHASRDVMARAEAAGTSILVAGPYNSGLLGGNDGPGDTYDYAPATPDVRARAQRFYDICRETGASVGAAALQFPLAHPAVASVVCGLRSVQEVDAALSRRRDAVPAATWDALHAAGLIEAGVPTP
- a CDS encoding TonB-dependent receptor, which codes for MTNGKTLLCASILCALATATHAQDAGSTQPAQEAKPRTAQQRAEEKQAQQLQEVTVTGYRGSLEKAIDVKRNANAVVDAISATDIGKFPDTNAAESLSHLPGITVDRQFGEGEKISVNGTDAALNRVLLNGQTIASGDWGGNPTDTSGRTFNYSLLSPEIIGLMEVYKSPEARIDEGSIGGTVIIHTRKPLDLPANTLRGSLGYNYNDRSEEGNPRGSALWSWKNADSTFGFLTSVTHDKENLSRAGIEFFGYTTGSGITSNPTVTGDPNYANAKIPVGINSAYFQQERERNGIQSALQWRPDDRNEFNLTGLYVKGKYNNFSESRYVCPGCGDLNKLTDINVDNGYITSGTVSSATGNGQPYAELDANYRKTTVSTKSINLRHDFNGDAWVFTSQVGYTAARGGKSPEYLMKYLLQNGGYNFGYDGRNTSVDYQNGSAANWGLPGSPPGSPPGDTSLPGQNQAGGIYYETTKDRERYAQFDASRDLEWGPINKIQMGLKYTNHFNGTDSRGNRINTTDPVSLDDFEPGMTPGGLFDGLHASGDLTDWPTANQGAVVDYLKSQPQGPYTLNYPAMFGVAEVTKDAYLQVDYQSGQWRGNVGVRYVDTKDTSSYYLNSDVDPTYNKVTTTTHYYKPLPSFNLAYDIDEDKVARLSVSKVLARPRYGDLAGATTLNGASTGNFTASAGNPNLKPYQSTNFDLSAEWYFAPASLLSAEVFVRKIDSYIVTTTADRSITDPTTGQTNVYSVTSPINASNAKVSGLSLIYQQDLGYGFGIQTNYTYSKATTQTQDDGGKLNLPYLSKNTINIIPYYEHGPWSARINYSRRSPYFTQVGRLNSNVFADAYKELDVSASYQFNEWMGVTFSATNLLDSTYYQYADIKYAPIGEYKSGRTYSMTLNFKL
- a CDS encoding alpha-L-fucosidase, which encodes MRLACFTAAALFGFAVHAETSPQAQDMAWQKAAAKFAPERKAILDKVAKGVAAGPFRPDWASLQGYRSPGWYDDAKFGIFVHWGVYSVPAFGSEWYSRNMYQQGTKEFAHHVATYGPQSRFGYKDFVPMFKAERFDPDAWATLFREAGAKYVVPVAEHHDGFAMYDSKLSDWTAVKKGPKRDVIGLLAKAIRGQGMHFGVSSHRAEHDWFFDGGRRFDSDVNDPANAELYGPAVAHLSKHDEILSDDWTYVSQGWLDDWLARTAELVDDYHPDLIYFDWWIGHPTFRNTLPDFLSYYYNDGAKRDGVVVNYKLGDLPDGAGTLDIERGQLTGIHPTHWQTDTSISNESWGYIEHDTYKSPTFIIHLLVDVVSKNGNLMLNVGPRADGTIPQAAQDTLRSVGAWLKTNGEAIYGSKPWRTFGEGPTEVKGGMFQDTKTKPYTPEDFRFTTGHGKLYAIELGWPKGDTVTVRSIQPADKVAKVERLADGGAVAFTQDAKGLHLHLPSHPVGSDAYVYRITLANPIKASP